The sequence CCCTGAGCATGGTGTATTGATTGTTTGGTTTGGTTCTTTTCTGATGGGAGCAGCTTTAGCTCAGACTTGGAACTATTGCACAAATTTAGCATTACTGTGTTCTTTTTTTGCCCTACAAGCAGAGCATCCTCTCGTAGTTCAAATAAAGCGACGGAGTATCTGGAAACCTAGATACATAATTTGGGCGGGAATTTATGGTGCGATCGCTCTGTTGATAGGGATTTGGCTATGGATTCAGTCCCCAGTTTTAATATGGGTTTATGGAGTAGTAGCTTTTGTGTTGGCATTCGATGTCATGGCAGTAATTAAACGGAAGCATAAATCAATTCTGAATGAATTAGTCATTTTTGCGGCTATCTGTTTATCGACTCCTTTAGCTTATGGAGCAACAACAGGAAGTCTTTCTATAGAAGCAATATCAATATGGATATTCAATACTTTATTTTTTGGTAGCGCTATTTTTACTATCAAGCTACGGCGTAAAAAAACCAGTTCTCTCAAACCTGGTGTTGTCTATCATTTAATAGCGAGCGTAATTGTTGTTGGATTATTTTTTCTGGGCTGGTTAAAGTTAGTTACGGCTTTAGCCTTTGCTGTTGTGCTAATTAAATTTGCTGTAGTTATTGGCTTTCACAACTGGTATATCAAAGCCAAATTTCATTCCGTCGCTTTATTAGAAACTCGTTTCGCTATCTTTTATATTGCAATCGCTGCTATCAGCGTACTTCCGGCTCATTTACCTAATACGTGAGTATTAATTTATTCTAAATTAGTAAGAGTTTGTTGCAATAAGCACTATCTTTTTGAGGTATAGAGTTGATAGTTTAAAACAAATTCAGAAAACTAAATATGGTTGTAAATAATCAGTTAGTAACTGACTACCTTGCTTTAATTGCTTATATTGCAACCCTATTACCTTCTAACTCTATAGCTGTTTTTTCTAGCTGGAAAAAAGCTGATTGGCGAGTTTTTCTATTGAGAAACCGCAGAAATATCGGTTTAATTTGCTTCGCATTATCAATAATTCACGGAGTCTTAACGCTACGGGTACGTAATGTTGACATGTTGAATATCAATACCTATGTAAACTACTTCACGGGATTTAGTTGCATTTTGATTTTTACTATCTTGGCGGTGACATCTAATAACTGGAGTATCCGCAAGCTGGGTAAGAATTGGAAGAAGTTGCATAGTTTGACTTATGTTGCGCTAATTGTGCTTATCTTGCATTTACTTGTGGTTAACCAAGGTGAGTGGAATTGGTACACCTGGTGTGCATTTATTGCTTTATCCTCAATGACTTGTATGTGGTTGCTTCGGCTTTTGCGGCGATATCGTTGAATAAAAAATAGGTAGATAAAAGAGAGAAAATTATTGGTTTGTTGCTATCAAGTTAGAAAAATCTGTTTCCAGTTATTAATAAAAGTGCAAGATGTGGACTTAGGGACATCCAAAAATTAAATTATCAGATTTCTTCTCCCCCTGCTTCCCCTGCTCCCTCTGCTTCCCCTGCTTCCCCTGCTCACCAAAGCGATTGATTATTTTTTTTAATTGGAAGTTCCTAATGTGGGTTTACATTGAAATGTACTCGTTATACATTACATAATAGTTGATAAATGTTATCGTTAAGTACGGCTATTAAGTGAAGCTACAGGGAAATTATATTGAAGTTAATTCTGCTCCGATGGAAACAGCTAAATGCTTTTTTCTGGTGAGAAAACCGCAATGGTGATTATATTAACTTTCTTTGATGCTTCCATAGTACCAATAACGTTGTTTTTAGCGTTATGATGTACTGCTGGTACATAGATATTATTGATGATGTCTTTATGACTTAACCCGAAACAGGCAATTGTTTTACTGGAGAAAAAGAGAAAAAATGCGACAAAAATTTTTATTAGCGGGATTGATTGCTTCTTTAGTCATCAGCGCGGGGTGTGAAGCACTTAGCAATAATGCTAAAACTCTCGTTGTTTATTCCGGTAGAAACAAGAAGCTAGTTTCTCCATTAATCGAACAAGCCGAAAAAGACTTGAACTTAGATATTGAAGTGCGTTACGGCAAAACCTCGGAACTAGCGATCGCGCTTTTAGAGGAAGGCGAAAATAGTAAAGCGGACGTATTTTTAGGGCAAGATGCGGGGGCTTTGGGAGCTTTGGAAGTCAAGCAGCGAACTCAAGCGATTCCGCAAGAAGTACTTGAAGAAGTAGATTCGCGTTTCCGCTCTCCTACAGGTAATTGGATTGGAGTTTCCGGGCGGGCTCGGGTAGTTGATTATAATACGCAGTTAGTTAAGCAAGAAGAGTTGCCGAAAGACGTTTGGGAATTAACCCAACCAAAATGGCGCGGAAAAGTAGCTTGGGCACCCACAAATGGCTCGTTTCAGTCATTTGTGACGGGAATGCGAGTTATAGAAGGTGAAGAAAAGACATTGGAATGGCTCAAGGCGATGAAAGCCAACGATGTCAAAAAATACGGTAACAATGTTTCCATAGTTAAGGCTTTGGGAAGGGGTGAAGTTCATGTGGGATTGGTAAATCATTATTACCTACCTCGT comes from Rivularia sp. PCC 7116 and encodes:
- a CDS encoding YwiC-like family protein, translating into MNELVTASNGYEQITKIDFRSWIKPTFTPEHGVLIVWFGSFLMGAALAQTWNYCTNLALLCSFFALQAEHPLVVQIKRRSIWKPRYIIWAGIYGAIALLIGIWLWIQSPVLIWVYGVVAFVLAFDVMAVIKRKHKSILNELVIFAAICLSTPLAYGATTGSLSIEAISIWIFNTLFFGSAIFTIKLRRKKTSSLKPGVVYHLIASVIVVGLFFLGWLKLVTALAFAVVLIKFAVVIGFHNWYIKAKFHSVALLETRFAIFYIAIAAISVLPAHLPNT
- a CDS encoding ferric reductase-like transmembrane domain-containing protein; this encodes MVVNNQLVTDYLALIAYIATLLPSNSIAVFSSWKKADWRVFLLRNRRNIGLICFALSIIHGVLTLRVRNVDMLNINTYVNYFTGFSCILIFTILAVTSNNWSIRKLGKNWKKLHSLTYVALIVLILHLLVVNQGEWNWYTWCAFIALSSMTCMWLLRLLRRYR
- a CDS encoding iron ABC transporter substrate-binding protein yields the protein MRQKFLLAGLIASLVISAGCEALSNNAKTLVVYSGRNKKLVSPLIEQAEKDLNLDIEVRYGKTSELAIALLEEGENSKADVFLGQDAGALGALEVKQRTQAIPQEVLEEVDSRFRSPTGNWIGVSGRARVVDYNTQLVKQEELPKDVWELTQPKWRGKVAWAPTNGSFQSFVTGMRVIEGEEKTLEWLKAMKANDVKKYGNNVSIVKALGRGEVHVGLVNHYYLPRFTKDDPNFPVAHHFTNGDAGAMINVAGLAILKSTDQAEDAQKFIKYMVSPEAQKYFATKTNEYPLATGVEADKSLVPLAKLNPPNIDLSKLDSLEETLKLLEKAGVV